In Crassostrea angulata isolate pt1a10 chromosome 6, ASM2561291v2, whole genome shotgun sequence, a genomic segment contains:
- the LOC128188910 gene encoding G-protein coupled receptor dmsr-1-like, giving the protein MTLSLEEYSKWYGEWHGCLSLIVCCFGIPTNVINISVLSRKHMHTPINTILTWIAFFDIITMAAYLPFAIHFYIEYSPNSLSPEKNSYGWMNFLLFYVNLSTLTHTVSIWLGVSLAIFRYIHIQSPETGNLTSMRRIIRCRIVVFVVLVGSILLLIPSYMSSKLVPYKSNETNLQNTYVLEDLRLGTPRVKISVFSSFVLYSIVAKLIPCFLMIIFGALLLKTLDNHGRVTRKKLSKLGVVMNRPHTSRTTIMLLIVMVLFLVTELPQGILLILSLTIEDFFDRVYIPLGDTMDILALINNSINFVLYCSMSIEFRRTISKWICQCAKGNLFINDNQNDLEMKNQNSIETKKGGNVNSAGNTTTDDMQTGLQLTGSGESYSTTEINSPCCKSISDVHINGDIVYSQVSTEAEESEKLCPEVNDDDDVSDSETVPLSPSSAPSGPCTV; this is encoded by the coding sequence ATGACCCTATCTCTTGAAGAATACAGCAAATGGTATGGGGAATGGCATGGATGTTTGAGCCTGATCGTCTGCTGTTTTGGAATACCAACAAACGTCATCAACATCTCGGTTCTGAGCAGAAAGCACATGCACACACCAATCAACACAATATTGACATGGATAGCCTTTTTCGATATTATAACTATGGCAGCATACTTGCCCTTCGCTATACACTTTTATATCGAGTATTCACCCAACTCCTTGTCCCCAGAGAAAAATAGTTACGGATGGATGAATTTCCTTTTGTTTTACGTTAACTTGTCCACTCTCACCCATACCGTTTCTATCTGGCTCGGGGTCTCCTTGGCCATATTCCGCTACATCCATATACAGTCGCCGGAAACTGGGAATTTGACTTCTATGCGAAGAATAATTCGTTGTCGTATAGTCGTTTTCGTCGTCTTAGTGGGCTCAATTCTTCTTTTGATCCCAAGCTACATGTCGTCAAAGCTTGTCCCATACAAAAGTAACGAGACCAATCTGCAGAACACATACGTTCTGGAAGATCTTCGACTTGGCACGCCGCGGGTAAAAATTAGTGTATTCTCCAGCTTCGTTCTGTACAGTATTGTCGCCAAATTGATACCGTGTTTCTTGATGATCATTTTCGGAGCTTTGTTGCTAAAAACCTTGGACAATCACGGACGTGTGACTCGCAAGAAGCTCTCTAAATTAGGTGTTGTCATGAATCGCCCACATACTTCTCGAACCACCATCATGCTGCTCATAGTCATGGtcctatttttagtaacagaaCTCCCTCAAGGTATTTTGCTCATATTAAGCCTGACCATTGAAGACTTTTTTGACAGGGTGTACATTCCTCTTGGAGATACAATGGATATTCTTGCCTTAATAAACAACAGCATTAACTTTGTATTATATTGCTCCATGAGTATAGAATTCCGCCGAACTATCTCGAAATGGATTTGTCAGTGTGCTAAAGGAAACCTCTTTATTAATGACAACCAGAATGATTTGGAGATGAAAAATCAGAATTCGATCGAGACAAAGAAAGGCGGAAATGTAAATTCGGCAGGAAACACTACAACTGACGACATGCAGACAGGTCTTCAATTAACCGGAAGTGGGGAATCTTACAGCACGACAGAAATCAACAGCCCTTGCTGCAAGTCAATATCTGACGTCCATATAAATGGCGATATTGTATATAGTCAAGTGTCCACGGAGGCCGAAGAGAGCGAGAAACTTTGCCCTGAAGTAAACGATGACGACGACGTTTCAGACTCCGAGACCGTTCCGTTATCGCCAAGCAGTGCTCCTTCTGGTCCATGCACTGTTTAA